In a genomic window of Methylovirgula sp. 4M-Z18:
- a CDS encoding carbohydrate ABC transporter permease — MKADGRFLGLLLAGAGALLWAIPFLWMLIAAFRPGVPIDIASLTPTGPFSFENFTDAWASGPFITWYLNTLIMCGGILVVQIITVSAAGYAFARLEFRGKELLFAAFLAQLLLIPSLLLVPNLTTLSKLGLYDTMPGVMAPYFASAFGVFLMRQTFRTIPRDYEEAAMMDGAGLFTVIFRILLPLAQPAMTAFAIVSVTSHWNEFLWPLVVLTSPRQQVLTVGLASFASGTEAGSSWGTLAAGTLLVAGPLLLLFLIFQRRFVASFVFSGIK, encoded by the coding sequence ATGAAAGCTGACGGACGGTTTCTCGGCCTGCTCCTGGCCGGAGCCGGCGCGCTTTTGTGGGCCATTCCGTTCCTGTGGATGCTGATCGCGGCCTTCCGCCCCGGCGTGCCCATAGACATCGCCTCGCTGACGCCGACAGGCCCCTTCAGCTTCGAGAATTTCACCGATGCCTGGGCCAGTGGGCCCTTCATCACCTGGTATCTCAACACGCTCATCATGTGCGGCGGCATTCTCGTCGTCCAGATCATCACGGTGTCGGCAGCGGGCTATGCGTTCGCGCGGCTCGAATTTCGCGGCAAGGAACTTTTGTTCGCGGCCTTTCTTGCGCAATTGTTGCTCATTCCGTCGCTGCTGCTCGTCCCCAATCTCACGACGCTGAGCAAGCTCGGCCTCTACGACACGATGCCCGGCGTGATGGCGCCCTATTTCGCCTCGGCCTTTGGCGTCTTTCTGATGCGCCAGACGTTCCGCACCATCCCACGCGACTATGAGGAGGCGGCGATGATGGACGGCGCCGGCCTCTTCACGGTGATCTTCCGGATTTTGCTGCCGCTCGCGCAGCCCGCCATGACCGCCTTCGCCATCGTCTCGGTGACGTCCCACTGGAACGAATTCCTGTGGCCGCTCGTGGTCCTCACCTCGCCGCGCCAGCAGGTCCTGACCGTTGGGCTCGCGTCCTTCGCCTCCGGCACGGAGGCCGGTTCGTCCTGGGGCACTCTGGCGGCCGGCACCCTGCTCGTCGCCGGCCCGCTTTTGCTCTTGTTCCTGATTTTCCAACGCCGCTTCGTCGCCAGCTTCGTGTTCAGCGGCATCAAATAG
- a CDS encoding ABC transporter substrate-binding protein, with the protein MQVTRRELMAFAATAALVTQAKADSATEIDFFFPVPVQGALATQMQKLIARFNSEHPNINVTAAYTGSYDDTNLKTRTAIKSGKPPALALMSANFVREYAINGEAEPFDDLIAAQNTTTDAYFDRFWSPLKPNAVIDAHVYGLPFQNSTPLLYYNTDAFKDAGLDPDHPPADWSEWLDAAKKLTKPDGSRVGLMFPGTYDYCGWLTSGLTMANGGEYYNHSYGGEVFYNCPSTIGALSFLDALVNGAKAMPAGVSDTNACTTAFFAGKVGMIVLSTGSLSFIRNNMKLPYKVAFLPKGLRHAAPIGGGSLIMPKGNSPERRQAAWTLAQWLTSPEVSGEWSRFTGYFAPNKQAYDLPDMQSFLKDHPDAKVALDQLAYAVPWFDTFNVVAVRKAMEDQIQAILNGKVKPADAAAKAQAAADELLRPYVTQTALRPWS; encoded by the coding sequence ATGCAGGTTACGCGCCGCGAACTCATGGCCTTTGCCGCGACGGCCGCTTTGGTCACGCAGGCCAAGGCCGACAGCGCCACGGAGATCGACTTTTTCTTTCCGGTGCCGGTGCAAGGCGCCCTCGCCACGCAAATGCAGAAGCTGATCGCGCGTTTCAACAGCGAGCATCCCAACATCAATGTCACCGCCGCCTATACCGGCAGCTATGACGACACCAATTTGAAGACGCGCACCGCGATCAAATCGGGCAAGCCGCCGGCACTGGCGCTGATGTCTGCCAATTTCGTGCGCGAATATGCGATCAATGGCGAAGCGGAACCGTTCGACGACCTGATCGCCGCGCAGAACACTACGACGGATGCCTATTTCGACCGGTTCTGGTCGCCGCTGAAGCCAAATGCGGTGATCGACGCCCATGTCTACGGCCTGCCGTTCCAGAATTCGACGCCGCTGCTCTACTACAACACCGACGCGTTCAAGGACGCCGGCCTCGACCCCGATCATCCGCCGGCCGATTGGAGCGAATGGCTCGACGCGGCGAAAAAGCTGACGAAGCCGGACGGTTCGCGCGTAGGCCTGATGTTCCCTGGCACGTATGATTATTGCGGCTGGCTGACGTCGGGCCTGACCATGGCCAATGGCGGCGAATATTATAATCACTCCTACGGCGGCGAGGTCTTCTACAATTGCCCGTCGACCATCGGTGCGTTGAGCTTCCTCGACGCGTTGGTGAACGGCGCGAAAGCCATGCCCGCGGGTGTCTCGGACACCAACGCTTGCACCACGGCGTTTTTCGCCGGCAAGGTCGGCATGATCGTGCTCTCGACCGGCTCGCTCAGCTTCATCCGCAACAACATGAAACTGCCTTACAAAGTGGCGTTTCTGCCCAAAGGCCTACGGCATGCCGCTCCGATCGGCGGCGGCAGCCTGATCATGCCCAAGGGCAACAGCCCGGAGCGCCGGCAAGCCGCCTGGACCTTGGCGCAATGGCTGACCTCGCCGGAAGTCAGCGGCGAATGGAGCCGCTTCACCGGCTATTTCGCCCCCAACAAGCAGGCCTACGATCTGCCCGACATGCAGAGCTTCCTGAAAGACCATCCGGACGCCAAAGTCGCGCTCGATCAGCTCGCTTATGCCGTGCCGTGGTTCGACACGTTCAATGTCGTCGCCGTGCGCAAGGCCATGGAAGATCAGATCCAGGCGATTTTGAACGGCAAGGTGAAACCGGCGGACGCTGCCGCCAAGGCCCAGGCCGCCGCGGACGAATTGCTGCGCCCCTATGTCACGCAAACCGCTCTGCGCCCGTGGAGCTGA
- a CDS encoding DUF3859 domain-containing protein → MKYILPVLLGLCLASGAARAEDWPQISTLTIARGIYKISRAPGIVETHSEHGFTEPVADFHLTESTTNVPACLGMTFGFQYAVIGKPIGTSLPLHSVTIPPQDMHDPQVAKPIHTVTSDSTGLIGGQGFSAYTFDYAWELVPGIWTFQLWYGEQEILEEKFNVTLNCNNVSWSPELPTWLRSAALR, encoded by the coding sequence ATGAAGTATATTTTGCCTGTTCTACTCGGCCTGTGTCTGGCATCGGGAGCGGCGCGCGCGGAGGATTGGCCGCAAATCAGCACGCTGACCATCGCCCGCGGCATTTACAAGATCAGCCGTGCGCCAGGCATCGTCGAAACCCATAGCGAACATGGTTTTACCGAGCCTGTCGCCGATTTTCACCTTACCGAAAGCACGACAAATGTTCCGGCCTGTCTCGGCATGACCTTCGGCTTTCAATATGCGGTGATCGGCAAGCCGATCGGCACCTCGCTGCCATTGCATAGCGTGACGATTCCGCCACAGGACATGCACGATCCGCAAGTGGCAAAGCCGATTCACACCGTCACGAGCGACTCCACCGGCCTGATCGGCGGCCAGGGGTTCAGCGCCTATACGTTCGATTATGCGTGGGAACTGGTGCCCGGCATCTGGACGTTTCAGCTTTGGTACGGCGAGCAGGAGATCCTGGAAGAAAAGTTCAACGTGACGCTGAACTGCAACAATGTTTCCTGGTCACCCGAATTGCCGACTTGGCTGCGCAGCGCGGCGCTCAGATAA
- a CDS encoding carbohydrate ABC transporter permease, giving the protein MKPSQMLAYLGRMTVIASVSPTSAPAAAVRAGKNPLVLALLLGPSLIFLAAFAYWPVLLVLVQSFSLSQLGEHGFGLGNYARLLSDQHFGIAILNNIIYAVGTIVPSLVLALAFALALQNNKKVTAVLRTLIVMPLFIPLVAAAALFSFIYLPGGGLIDFYLAKLGIGQTNWLGSPSTALPAVIVVTIWKNTGYYMLFFLAGLAAIPTDLLDAAKMDGATALGRLRHIILPLLGPTFAFVLPIALLNALTQIDHVVTMWPGGPSDDANLLLYYIYQQAVQNNDSGLGAAATVVGVGGLLALTTLARQALDRSIHYES; this is encoded by the coding sequence ATGAAGCCGTCGCAGATGCTGGCCTATTTGGGCCGAATGACCGTGATCGCTTCCGTCTCACCCACTTCGGCGCCGGCCGCCGCCGTGCGCGCCGGCAAGAACCCTCTCGTGCTGGCGCTGCTGCTCGGGCCGTCGCTGATCTTTCTGGCTGCATTTGCCTATTGGCCGGTGCTGCTGGTGCTGGTGCAATCCTTCAGTCTCAGCCAATTGGGCGAACATGGCTTTGGCCTTGGCAATTATGCCCGCCTCCTGAGCGATCAGCACTTCGGCATCGCGATCCTGAACAACATCATCTATGCCGTCGGAACGATCGTTCCCAGCCTGGTGCTGGCCCTCGCCTTTGCCCTCGCCCTGCAAAACAACAAGAAGGTGACGGCGGTGCTGCGCACGCTGATCGTCATGCCGCTGTTCATTCCGCTCGTCGCCGCCGCTGCGCTGTTCAGCTTCATATATCTGCCGGGCGGCGGCCTCATCGACTTCTATCTTGCGAAACTCGGGATCGGCCAAACCAATTGGCTCGGCAGCCCGAGCACCGCCCTGCCGGCGGTCATCGTCGTCACCATCTGGAAGAACACCGGCTATTACATGCTGTTCTTCCTCGCCGGCCTCGCCGCCATTCCGACCGATCTCCTCGATGCAGCCAAGATGGACGGCGCCACCGCGCTTGGGCGCCTGCGGCATATCATTCTGCCGCTTCTCGGCCCGACCTTCGCCTTCGTGCTGCCGATCGCACTCCTCAACGCGCTGACCCAGATCGATCACGTCGTCACCATGTGGCCGGGCGGCCCCAGCGACGATGCCAACCTGCTGCTCTACTACATCTACCAGCAGGCGGTGCAGAACAACGACAGCGGTCTTGGTGCCGCCGCAACCGTCGTCGGTGTTGGGGGCCTGCTTGCGCTGACAACCCTGGCGCGCCAGGCCCTCGACCGGAGCATCCATTATGAAAGCTGA
- a CDS encoding molybdenum cofactor biosynthesis protein MoaE, protein MANVRIQREDFDAGAETAALTRGRKDIGAVVTFTGLCRDEGGTLQALELEHYPGMAEVELTRLAGEAEARWPLQGVTIVHRFGKIAPGEQIVLVVTASAHRAAAFAAADFLMDYLKTKAPFWKKEHRPDGSSPGWVAATEADDSAARRWSR, encoded by the coding sequence ATGGCGAATGTCCGCATTCAGCGTGAGGATTTCGATGCGGGAGCGGAAACCGCGGCGCTGACCCGGGGACGCAAGGATATTGGCGCCGTGGTCACGTTCACGGGCCTGTGCCGCGACGAGGGCGGCACCTTGCAGGCCCTTGAACTCGAGCACTATCCGGGCATGGCCGAGGTGGAACTCACGCGGCTTGCGGGGGAAGCCGAGGCGCGCTGGCCGCTGCAAGGCGTGACCATCGTTCATCGGTTCGGCAAGATCGCCCCTGGTGAACAGATCGTGCTCGTGGTGACGGCGTCGGCGCATCGCGCGGCGGCCTTCGCGGCGGCCGATTTCCTGATGGATTATTTGAAGACCAAGGCGCCGTTCTGGAAGAAGGAACATCGGCCCGACGGATCGTCACCGGGCTGGGTCGCCGCGACGGAGGCGGATGATTCGGCCGCGCGCCGCTGGTCACGATAA
- a CDS encoding alpha/beta fold hydrolase, producing MSDTHDLFPGFASHWIDTEAGKIFARSGGSGPPLVLLHGFPQTHVMWHRVAAQLAEHFTVVAMDLRGYGWSAVPRSHGGEAYTKRAMGEDVVAVMAALGHVRFRVAGHDRGARVAYRLALDHPGCVEKLALLDIEPTFIVWEQREDGGDDAPHWPWLARPEPQPEQDIARDPRAYGDDKLIKWSKAHDLGIYDSRALAAYRQSFTDPLRIHAYCEDYRAGANQDRAQDEEDMKQGKTISCPVHVICGNSYLAGAPLATWRRTFAPEATGVTLDSGHFLAEENAAATLAAMKDFLL from the coding sequence ATGTCGGACACGCACGATCTGTTTCCAGGCTTTGCCTCCCATTGGATCGATACGGAAGCCGGCAAGATCTTTGCCCGGTCCGGCGGCTCGGGTCCGCCGCTCGTCCTCTTGCACGGGTTTCCGCAAACCCATGTGATGTGGCATCGCGTTGCGGCGCAGCTTGCCGAGCATTTCACCGTTGTGGCGATGGATCTGCGCGGTTACGGCTGGTCGGCGGTGCCGCGCTCACACGGGGGCGAAGCCTATACGAAGCGCGCGATGGGCGAAGACGTCGTGGCGGTGATGGCCGCGCTCGGCCACGTGCGCTTTCGTGTCGCCGGCCATGACCGCGGTGCCCGCGTCGCCTATCGGCTGGCGCTCGATCATCCGGGCTGCGTCGAAAAGCTGGCGCTGCTCGATATTGAACCGACCTTCATCGTGTGGGAACAGCGTGAAGACGGCGGCGACGATGCGCCGCATTGGCCGTGGCTGGCGCGGCCCGAACCGCAGCCGGAACAGGACATCGCCCGCGATCCGCGTGCCTATGGCGACGACAAGCTGATAAAGTGGAGCAAGGCGCACGACTTGGGGATCTACGATTCGCGCGCCCTTGCCGCCTATCGCCAAAGCTTCACCGATCCCTTGCGCATCCATGCCTATTGCGAGGATTACCGCGCCGGTGCGAACCAGGATCGCGCCCAGGACGAAGAAGACATGAAGCAGGGCAAAACGATTTCGTGTCCGGTTCATGTGATCTGCGGCAATTCGTATCTTGCCGGCGCGCCGCTCGCGACATGGCGCAGAACCTTCGCGCCAGAGGCGACGGGCGTCACGCTCGATTCCGGCCATTTCCTCGCCGAAGAAAACGCCGCGGCGACGCTCGCCGCCATGAAGGACTTTCTGCTATGA
- the lpxK gene encoding tetraacyldisaccharide 4'-kinase, which produces MKQAPDFWWQSETGPLARTLTPLGKVYGAITARRMAKPGWRARVPVICIGNFVAGGAGKTPTAIALAHLLQQMGERVVFLSRGHGGARRSNPLIVDPSKHSARDVGDEPLLLARVAPVVVTPDRVAGAHLAEAQGASVIVMDDGMQNPSLTKTLTFAVVDGASGVGNGLCIPAGPLRAPLDAQMRYADALIMIGELRGARPLAQAAQTQDKPVLRGRLMPNAGVAERLDGARVIAFAGIGRPEKFFDTVSACGATVLATRAFADHHAFSAIDRVRLERQAEQQKALLVTTEKDAVRLPKDFPALALPVELEFLDKGAVKALLNKVKGR; this is translated from the coding sequence GTGAAACAAGCGCCGGATTTCTGGTGGCAAAGCGAAACGGGGCCCCTCGCCCGCACGCTGACGCCGCTGGGAAAAGTCTACGGCGCGATCACGGCACGACGCATGGCGAAACCGGGTTGGCGCGCGCGCGTGCCGGTGATCTGCATCGGCAATTTCGTCGCCGGTGGTGCCGGCAAGACCCCAACGGCCATCGCCTTGGCGCACCTGCTGCAGCAGATGGGCGAGCGCGTCGTATTTCTCTCGCGCGGCCATGGCGGCGCGCGGCGATCAAACCCGCTCATCGTCGACCCATCGAAACATAGCGCGCGCGACGTCGGCGACGAACCGCTGCTGCTGGCACGTGTCGCGCCGGTCGTCGTCACGCCCGACCGGGTCGCTGGAGCGCACTTAGCGGAGGCGCAGGGCGCAAGTGTCATCGTCATGGACGACGGGATGCAAAACCCGTCCTTGACCAAGACGCTGACGTTCGCCGTGGTCGATGGCGCTTCGGGCGTTGGCAATGGCCTATGCATTCCGGCCGGGCCGCTGCGCGCGCCGCTCGATGCGCAAATGCGCTATGCCGATGCGCTGATCATGATCGGCGAGTTGCGCGGCGCAAGGCCCTTGGCGCAAGCCGCGCAGACGCAAGACAAACCGGTGCTGCGCGGCCGTCTCATGCCCAATGCGGGAGTTGCAGAGCGACTCGATGGCGCGCGGGTGATCGCCTTTGCCGGCATCGGCCGGCCGGAGAAATTCTTCGACACGGTCAGCGCGTGCGGCGCAACCGTGCTCGCCACCCGCGCATTCGCCGATCATCACGCTTTTTCCGCCATCGATCGCGTGCGGCTCGAGCGGCAGGCGGAACAGCAAAAGGCCCTGCTCGTTACGACCGAAAAGGATGCGGTGCGGCTGCCAAAGGATTTTCCCGCGCTCGCGCTGCCGGTCGAATTGGAGTTCTTGGATAAAGGCGCGGTTAAGGCGCTTTTGAATAAGGTCAAAGGACGTTAG
- a CDS encoding patatin-like phospholipase family protein, with the protein MSKVPVRHAKPERKGPTRIALALGGGGARGLAHILVIEALDELGLRPDIIAGTSMGAIVGAAYAAGMSGHDIRHHVATTMRDRADVMARVLRARVGTMRDMFRQGLNNPMLVDAEVLLDLFWPEIVPDRFEDLRIPFVAVATDFFGRKEAVFKDGLLAPAVAASMAIPGLLKPVHAMGLTLVDGGCVNPLPYDHLPRSMFSIACDVSGGLLEGGRGIPGALEATIGAVNIMQTAILAQKLKVHQPDLLVCPQLNGIRALDFFKTKEILKASEPIKDEIKRGLGARLEQA; encoded by the coding sequence ATGAGCAAAGTTCCTGTGCGGCACGCAAAACCGGAACGCAAGGGCCCCACTCGCATCGCTCTGGCGCTGGGGGGCGGCGGGGCGAGAGGTTTGGCACATATTCTCGTGATCGAGGCGCTCGACGAGTTGGGCTTGAGGCCGGACATCATCGCCGGCACGTCGATGGGCGCGATTGTGGGGGCGGCTTATGCGGCAGGCATGTCGGGCCACGACATTCGTCATCATGTCGCGACAACCATGCGCGACCGTGCGGATGTCATGGCGCGGGTGCTGCGCGCGCGCGTTGGCACGATGCGCGACATGTTCCGGCAGGGGCTGAACAATCCGATGCTGGTCGATGCCGAAGTGCTGCTCGATCTGTTCTGGCCCGAAATCGTGCCGGATCGTTTCGAGGATCTGCGCATTCCGTTCGTCGCCGTGGCGACGGATTTTTTCGGCCGCAAGGAAGCGGTGTTTAAGGACGGATTGCTGGCACCGGCCGTTGCCGCGTCCATGGCGATTCCGGGTCTCTTGAAGCCGGTGCACGCGATGGGTCTGACGTTGGTCGATGGCGGCTGCGTCAATCCGCTACCGTATGACCACTTGCCGCGCAGTATGTTTTCGATCGCCTGCGACGTCAGCGGCGGCTTGCTCGAGGGCGGGCGTGGCATCCCCGGCGCGCTCGAAGCGACCATCGGCGCGGTCAACATCATGCAGACGGCGATCCTGGCGCAGAAGCTGAAAGTGCATCAGCCCGACCTGCTGGTTTGCCCGCAACTCAATGGCATTCGCGCGCTGGATTTCTTCAAGACGAAAGAGATCCTGAAAGCTTCCGAGCCAATTAAGGACGAGATCAAACGCGGTCTTGGCGCGCGATTGGAGCAGGCATGA
- a CDS encoding GNAT family N-acetyltransferase, producing the protein MTINYRAAQREDVPAIVALYADDALGRQREDNRQPLPQTYYAAFANIARNPDAQLIVAEQDGEIVGTYQLNIMQGLAIQGMVRATVEAVRIAAPLRGAGLGSKMMQDAMQRARHAGAAILQLTSHGSRADAHRFYEKLGFEKSHAGFKLKL; encoded by the coding sequence ATGACGATCAACTATCGCGCCGCGCAGCGCGAGGATGTGCCTGCCATTGTGGCGCTTTATGCGGACGACGCGCTTGGCCGCCAGCGCGAGGACAATCGGCAGCCCTTGCCGCAAACCTATTATGCGGCCTTCGCCAATATCGCGCGCAATCCGGACGCGCAGCTCATCGTGGCGGAGCAAGATGGCGAGATCGTCGGAACCTATCAGCTCAATATCATGCAAGGCCTTGCCATTCAGGGCATGGTGCGTGCGACGGTGGAAGCGGTGCGCATTGCCGCGCCTCTGCGCGGCGCCGGCCTTGGCTCGAAAATGATGCAGGATGCCATGCAGCGCGCTCGGCATGCCGGCGCCGCCATCCTGCAATTGACGTCGCACGGCAGCCGCGCCGACGCGCATCGCTTTTACGAGAAGCTCGGCTTCGAGAAATCGCATGCGGGGTTTAAATTGAAGCTTTAG
- the moaD gene encoding molybdopterin converting factor subunit 1: MKVLYFAWVRERVGKADEIIVPPDEVKTAGDFIHWLAGRGDEYAYAFENPKIIRVAMDQAHVKHDAPIAGAREIALFPPMTGG, from the coding sequence ATGAAGGTTTTGTATTTCGCCTGGGTGCGCGAGCGGGTCGGCAAGGCCGACGAGATCATCGTGCCGCCGGACGAGGTCAAGACCGCCGGCGATTTCATCCATTGGCTGGCGGGCCGGGGCGACGAATATGCCTATGCCTTCGAAAATCCGAAGATCATCCGGGTCGCCATGGACCAGGCGCATGTCAAGCACGATGCGCCCATCGCCGGCGCTCGCGAGATCGCCCTGTTTCCGCCGATGACGGGAGGGTGA
- the pgsA gene encoding CDP-diacylglycerol--glycerol-3-phosphate 3-phosphatidyltransferase — MFPHPMSSSSSPTKSGYWNLPNILTYGRVVAVPIVAACLFWPETLWMRWVALALFTLAGITDFFDGYLARAWAQQSSLGRMLDPIADKLLVAACLLVLVYNQTITGFSVWAAIVILCREILVSGLREYLAELRVSVPVTKVAKWKTTMQLIALGFLIAGRAGETILPGTIAIGLTLLWVAALLTLYTGWDYMKAGFKHVVDE; from the coding sequence ATGTTCCCTCATCCTATGTCCTCATCCTCGTCGCCGACCAAGAGCGGGTATTGGAACCTGCCGAACATCCTCACCTACGGCCGGGTCGTTGCCGTGCCGATCGTCGCCGCCTGCCTGTTCTGGCCGGAGACGCTCTGGATGCGATGGGTTGCGTTGGCGCTCTTTACCCTGGCGGGCATCACAGATTTCTTCGACGGATATCTCGCCCGCGCCTGGGCGCAGCAATCGTCGCTCGGCCGTATGCTCGATCCGATCGCCGACAAGCTGCTTGTCGCCGCCTGCCTGCTCGTTCTGGTCTACAACCAGACCATCACCGGCTTTTCGGTTTGGGCGGCGATCGTCATTTTGTGCCGCGAGATCCTGGTCTCGGGCTTGCGCGAATACCTCGCCGAATTGCGCGTCTCCGTTCCGGTCACAAAAGTGGCCAAATGGAAGACGACGATGCAATTGATCGCGCTCGGCTTCCTGATCGCCGGCCGGGCGGGCGAGACGATTTTGCCGGGCACGATCGCCATCGGCCTGACGCTGCTCTGGGTCGCGGCACTGCTGACGCTCTATACGGGTTGGGACTATATGAAGGCCGGGTTCAAACACGTGGTGGATGAATAG
- the purD gene encoding phosphoribosylamine--glycine ligase, translated as MHILLLGSGGREHALALALSKSPLLTRLFIAPGNPGTAPLGENVVLDVADHAAVVAFCHVMKIDFVVVGPEAPLVDGIVDSLRQNNILAFGPDKAAAQLEGSKGFTKDLCRDFHIPTADYQRFSDKAGALGFVRRKGAPIVVKADGLAAGKGVVVAATVSEAVEAIEMIFAGAFGAAGAEVVIEDFLDGEEVSFFALCDGTRALALASAQDHKRVGDGDTGPNTGGMGAYSPAPIMSEAMSARVMREIIEPTVAGMKARGTPFRGILFAGLMIGRDGPKLIEYNVRFGDPECQVMTLRLQDDLLALLLASAKGDLPEAPVHLKPQTALTVVMAAENYPGTPKKGTQIKGVEQAAAEPDVVIFHAGTKLEDGKLIANGGRVLNVTALGQNAAEAQAKAYRAVDRIDWPGGFCRRDIGWRAIS; from the coding sequence ATGCACATTCTGCTTCTTGGGTCCGGCGGCCGCGAACATGCTTTGGCACTGGCCCTGTCGAAAAGCCCTCTGCTGACCCGGCTGTTTATCGCGCCCGGCAATCCCGGCACCGCACCGCTTGGCGAAAATGTCGTGCTCGATGTCGCGGACCATGCCGCCGTCGTTGCCTTCTGCCATGTGATGAAGATCGATTTCGTCGTGGTCGGGCCCGAGGCGCCGCTGGTCGATGGCATCGTCGACAGCTTGCGGCAAAACAACATCCTGGCCTTTGGCCCCGACAAGGCGGCCGCGCAGCTCGAAGGGTCGAAGGGCTTTACCAAGGATCTGTGCCGCGACTTTCACATCCCGACCGCCGATTATCAGCGCTTTTCCGATAAGGCGGGTGCGCTCGGTTTCGTGCGGCGGAAAGGCGCGCCGATCGTGGTAAAGGCGGACGGGCTTGCGGCCGGCAAGGGCGTCGTGGTCGCCGCCACTGTCTCTGAGGCCGTCGAGGCGATCGAGATGATCTTCGCCGGCGCCTTCGGGGCCGCTGGAGCGGAAGTGGTGATCGAAGATTTTCTCGACGGCGAGGAAGTGTCCTTCTTCGCCCTGTGCGACGGAACTCGGGCGCTCGCGCTCGCCTCGGCGCAGGACCACAAGCGCGTGGGCGACGGCGACACGGGCCCCAACACCGGCGGCATGGGCGCCTATTCGCCCGCCCCCATCATGTCCGAAGCGATGAGCGCGCGCGTCATGCGCGAGATCATCGAGCCGACCGTTGCCGGCATGAAGGCGCGCGGCACGCCGTTCCGCGGCATTTTATTTGCCGGCCTGATGATCGGCCGCGATGGGCCGAAACTCATCGAATATAACGTGCGCTTCGGCGACCCCGAATGCCAGGTGATGACGCTCAGGCTGCAGGACGACCTGTTGGCGCTGCTGCTGGCGAGCGCCAAGGGCGATTTGCCGGAAGCGCCGGTGCATCTTAAGCCGCAGACGGCGCTGACCGTCGTGATGGCGGCGGAGAATTATCCCGGCACGCCGAAAAAGGGGACGCAGATCAAGGGCGTGGAGCAGGCCGCTGCCGAGCCCGATGTGGTGATCTTTCATGCCGGCACCAAACTCGAGGATGGTAAGCTGATCGCCAATGGCGGCCGCGTTCTCAATGTCACGGCGCTCGGCCAGAATGCCGCCGAGGCGCAGGCCAAAGCCTATCGCGCTGTCGATCGCATCGACTGGCCCGGCGGTTTCTGTCGTAGGGACATCGGCTGGCGCGCCATATCCTAG
- a CDS encoding DUF3859 domain-containing protein, translating into MAAQRGAQIIDVSYCLRGLRMRGLALATVIASMIATAAHAEAAHLDGVKLLRHGIFLTVRDETKPEVHTRLGFSVTVKDMKFVTDAVQVPACLGSTFGHEFQLIGAPTGALVPMQTVVIPPRPLNDPAVDQPIAKAITTFAGTIGTARVDVYKFDYDWEVLRGTWTFQVWQGDRLLLEDKFDVTGDCAGISELRLLPMTRLERTMIAGLNTRR; encoded by the coding sequence TTGGCTGCGCAGCGCGGCGCTCAGATAATTGACGTGAGTTATTGTTTGAGGGGGCTGCGCATGCGGGGGCTCGCGCTGGCGACCGTGATCGCATCGATGATAGCGACGGCCGCTCATGCCGAGGCCGCCCATCTCGATGGCGTCAAGCTCCTCCGGCACGGGATCTTTCTGACGGTGCGCGACGAAACCAAGCCCGAAGTGCATACCAGGCTGGGGTTTTCGGTGACCGTCAAAGACATGAAATTCGTCACCGACGCCGTACAGGTCCCGGCGTGCCTCGGCTCGACGTTCGGTCATGAATTCCAGTTGATCGGCGCGCCCACCGGAGCGCTGGTTCCGATGCAGACGGTCGTGATTCCGCCGCGCCCGCTCAACGACCCCGCCGTGGATCAGCCCATCGCCAAGGCGATCACGACCTTTGCCGGCACCATCGGCACGGCGCGGGTGGATGTCTATAAATTCGATTACGATTGGGAAGTGCTGCGCGGAACCTGGACGTTCCAGGTCTGGCAGGGCGACCGGCTGCTGCTGGAGGATAAATTCGATGTGACCGGCGATTGCGCCGGCATCTCCGAACTGCGGCTGCTGCCAATGACGAGACTTGAACGAACTATGATTGCGGGGTTAAACACGCGCAGGTGA